DNA sequence from the Glycine soja cultivar W05 chromosome 18, ASM419377v2, whole genome shotgun sequence genome:
TAGTGGTAGtggaaatatacttgaatttccTATACTATTTTCACTACGTAGCAACTTTAACTTCATTAGTTCTGCACTCTCAAGAACATGATTTTCTCTTGTCCTACCACTACTAGCTTCATTGCCAACATATGTTGTGAGAGCAGTTGCTAGTGCTGATTGAAATTTTGGGTTGCTTCTGATTATTGCCTCAGTTGCAGCAACAATGGGATTAGGGAAAGAATGCTGAGAATGTAGAGGAGAGAAACCTGAGGAAAAGTTAAGGTTTGTTGATGAGTATTTTGGCATGCAAGTGAAGCTTGAGTTTGAGGAAGAAGTTGGAGGTGTTGTAAGGTCTAAAGTGATTGTGGGGTGAGAATTCAAGGTTGAAATGGATGAGTTGGGGAAGTAGAATTGTTGCGGTCTTGAAACTTGGTGTGTAGATAAGTTTAGAGCATTATTAGGGTTGTAATAACGAGCACTAGAGTTGATGATGGAGGATATAGCTGAATCAACTAATCCATGTTGTGAACTAAATGAGGGAGATTGGAGCATGGAAGCTGTAGCAGAAGTTTTGCAGGCCATTGTAGTGGCTGACATAGGAAGAGGGTGATTGTGAGTTCCTTCATAGGTGGTAATCAATATGGACATGTCTTCAGCACATCTTTGCacctgaaaattaattaattaaaagaaaatgatattaattaataacatgttTAGTAAAATTAGCTTATAAGCTATATAAGTTAAGATCTGAAACCTTGTAAGCTAATAATAGTAACTTATATCAAACACACCAATTTTTGGATTCTAATTTCAGCTTAATTTGATGTCATAACATcaataaaaaagttaagaaaaccAGTACTATTCAAACCTGATAAATCTACCTTTACTTTTACTAACTAATCACTTGAATGCCCAAGTACAAAGTGGTAGAAGTTAAAAAGATTTGAAGTgtgatagtgttttttttttttttttgcttagcaaaaatatgtatattgtaTTAATACTaggagtaccagaggtactgaaaGTACAAGCAGTGGTTATGTAACCAGCTGGTTCAGAGGTGAATACATCCAAACCAGCTCCACAAACCCTGTTACAAAAATCTAGTCCCTACCCTTCCATCCTTGGTAGAGAACCCTACATTTAGATTAGAGGACCATTGATTGAAGTGTGATAGTGTAGTGAAGTTTAGAGGAAATAGAGTACCTTACTAGCTATTAGGCTTCCCATCCCATGGCACAATTAAATTAGCaactcaatttttattaatgtatCTAATCTAGTCCaatgtaatatataaaatagtgaAAATTGAGATACTACTTAAGACAAACAAATTGAAAgagtaaagaaaatgaaagaaataaaattaattagtcaATACATGACTGCATGCATGCATCATATGTATGTAGACTAATTgttgattttcattgttttctatatgcccatcaaaaacaaaatttactattttctattctgctctatttattaattattcaaaaCAAGTCATTAGAGGATTCATACCTGTTTTCTTACTGGACAAGATGGAGAAGCAGTGCATCGATAGTAAGCTCGGGGGCATGGATTTCATTTGCCCATTTTCTGCCCATATTTTCTGCAATGGCACCCACCATATTTTCTGCCCATATTTAATTAGAGAATATTATAAATCATCACTGTCAGGTTCATTTCTATTCCCCGAACCATGACTCACATGATGATCCAATTTATCATCAACAACAGTCATGCTTGAAAAGATATCAGCATGCTCTTTGTTGTCATTAGAATGAAATGACACATCAACAAAGGGATCATCATTTTTTAGTGATTCACTAGCTACTCCAGAGttcataaaatttccaaataaaTCATCAGCCAGAGCTGGAGGTGTGGATGGTGTCAAATTTGCTATATTTTGACCATTCTTACTCTTTGTATTATCACCAGTTCCATGAGGAGTCATTCAAATCACCAGTGTCTATCAAGTCAAGTAACTCAGCAACATCAGCACTATTCATCTTCACAGCTTTCTCTGAGTTAATAGCACTTTTTAGTTGGTTTCCACCTAAAAGACCAAGAACCTGTCCATCAAAGGTCAAGTgctaaatttaattacaaaatattaatcTTGCAATCAAAAGGTTGCTCTTAAATTTATCTGCATCCTACTTAGCTATTTGGTAGAGTGATTCCTTTAGTATGTGTAATTTGaacaaaaagaggaaagaaCTGCACAATATTTTGCAGAGTTCTGAGATATAACTTAAATTCTCTATCAACATCTATATTTTCATAGTAACTAGCACATTATTGTGCAGATTTAACCAGTGGCACACATAATTAAGTTGATAGAAGAAGGGGGAATGAATACAAGTTGGATTATCGGATCTAatgagaaaaaggagaaaagtaAACCAAAAGGGAAAACTAATTCTATCTTCAAATTTTAGGCCTCGGCatagatttattaaaaaaaggaaagaaattaaatCCTCAACTTGGATCATTTGGCATATATTACACCAAACATTTGTtacaatatttcaaaatatattgtaaaattaatcagtattcaaattgaagaaaaaatcttgtgagatatttcattatttaattaggGTGAGGAGTCTTATTGTATTAGGGTGGGCTTGGGTTTACACCAATTGCAATACACTAGTACTTGACCTATTTGTTAGCACC
Encoded proteins:
- the LOC114397036 gene encoding uncharacterized protein LOC114397036; translated protein: MACKTSATASMLQSPSFSSQHGLVDSAISSIINSSARYYNPNNALNLSTHQVSRPQQFYFPNSSISTLNSHPTITLDLTTPPTSSSNSSFTCMPKYSSTNLNFSSGFSPLHSQHSFPNPIVAATEAIIRSNPKFQSALATALTTYVGNEASSGRTRENHVLESAELMKLKLLRSENSIGNSRNFELRSWSDEVEEVRSMPKKGASMEEGVGLQCQRAEVNVKERSKQKGVGFTARRKQAESSRVHSKEKASRGTYSHEVSMLVFGKLCVVARVVRAFDDLVFDVHGEKMDRRWPRVFGNFMDMRT